The Oncorhynchus mykiss isolate Arlee chromosome 17, USDA_OmykA_1.1, whole genome shotgun sequence genomic interval TAGGGTTAACACtagggctgttatggtgaccgtATTGCCAGTGGTTGATAAGGAATAGGGTTAAcactagggctgttacggtgaccgtattaccagtGGTTGATAAGGAATAGGGTTAACAACACTCCCAGTCAGTCCAATTCTTTTTGTGCATACAAATGTACATACACAGATGTCGTtatgttgtgtttgtgtgcaggTACGTTTGCAGTGCTCAGTATCATGGTTGGAAGTGTGACAGAGAGGTTGGCTCCAGACAGGAACTTCCTGGTCATGCTGAATGGGACTAACCTGACTGAGGTGAACATCACTGCCAGGGACTCCTACAGGGTGCAGGTCGCTGCTGCTACCACCGTCCTAGGAGGACTCATCCAGGTCATCAAAAGAATAGAACAGTTAGCTGCTACTGGAAAAaactatacaatacaacataacacAAGACAACACAATGTACATGCTTTAATCCAATGCAATCCAATACAACATGACACAAGACAATACAATATGTTTCACTGCACTTCAATCCAGTCAATACAATTCAAGAGCTATGACACATAGCACAAATCAGGCATTCGTAGCTAATTTATCCTTACTATGACTGACAGTAGGAATATATTGTGTTTGAATGTTCATGCTTCCACTTGTAGGTGGTGCTGGGACTGGTGAAGTTTGGGTTTGTGGGTACCTACCTGTCGGAGCCACTGGTGCGAGCCTACACAACAGCAGCTGCTGCTCACGCTGTGGTCGCTGTGATCGCACAGCTCTTTGGGCTGTCCACCACACGCTTTAGTGGGCCCTTGTCACTGGTGTATGTGagtaccatgtgtgtgtgtgtgtgtgtgtgtgtgtgtgtgtgtgtgtgtgtgtgtagctgacaCTATAACTCAGCTGACACTTTAACTCAACTGACACTTTAACTTAACCCCAGCACAAAACCCTGAACTCATATACTATTGGTGTAACTCTTGTCCACAGACCCTGGTGGAGGTGTGCTCCAAGCTACCTCAGACCCATCTCCCCACACTGGCGGTCAGTGGTGTATCCATGGTGTTTCTCATCGCAGCCAAGGAAATCAACTCTGCCATCAGCGCCAGACTGCCTGTGCCCATCCCAGTGGAGCTCATCACGGTCAGTTACTATGATACTCTGTCCGCTGTCTCACCGTCCTGTCGCTCTGTCAGTCTCTTCCTTATGTTTCTCTACAAAAATGTATTCTTTCTTTTTCTACCTTGGTTGGTCAAAGATACATTTGAACTTCAAATATTTGACATTGGTTATATTCGTTTTGGGTAGGTCACAGATTTCTTTCTTCTGTCTAGTCGAGTTTGTGTTGACAAGTTTTGGCTCCTGCATAGAAAAACAGAAATGTAGAACAATGGCCCTAGTCTGAAACACAAGAGCTGAGTCAACTATATGTGACCATTCCAATGTACTGTATTAGTGTCATACACAGCAGAAATAAGGGATTCATAACTAATGATTAGGCACACTTCTGGCTTCTGATTCACCTAACCTACAGTATGTTCACTAAATGATTGACGTGATGTTTTCCTTGCAACATACCCATCATTTGTCCAGTTGTATTGAGAAGATTGTGACTAAGTTGAATTGGAAAGAATGTGTTTCTATTTCGATAAAGATTGTGGCAGCAACGGTGATATCGTCCTACACCCACCTAAACGGCAACTACACAATCTCAGTAGTGGGAGAAATTCCCAGCGGgtgagtaggggggggggggggggggggggggggtagagagatagagagacagagaaacatgtAATAATCATTAATACCTTGTTTGTCTGTCAAATTGTAATCCTCGTGACTTTATCTTGACCTCTTCTTGTTGACCGCTTCTCTTGCTGGTATGTTGTTAATTCTTATTACCGACCCCTGCTGGTTCATGGTTGACACCTTGACCTAAATATCCTCTGCTTTATTCAGCCTGGCTGCCCCCAGGTTACCTGATGCTAGCCTGTTTAAAGAGGTGATGGGGGATGCGTTTGCCTTGGCTATTGTGGGCTAcgccatctccatctctcttggGAAGACGTTTGCACTAAAACATGGCTACAAGGTGGACAGCAACCAGGTGAGACAGTCCCTCTTATCATACATTGTTCCAACACCATCAAAGCAACGGAATCCCTCACAATCTACTCAAGCTGTACCGTCTTCCCATGAATTCATTTGATCTTGTCGCGCCTCATAGGCCACTGTAACTGAACCGGCTCTGCAATGCAGTCCAAACAAACCTCTGTCTGTTACACACACTCACCTCGTCCATCCTCTCCTATCGCCTTTTCacctgtctttctcctctccatccctttccctgAGGTAGGAGCTGGTGGCGCTGGGTCTCAGTAATGCTGTGGGGGGATTCTTCCAGTGCTATGCTGTCTGCTCCTCCATGTCCCGTAGTCTCATACAGGAGAGTACCGGAGGCAAGACACAGGTGGGAGGAACACTGCAGGGACTCCTACTGTGCACCATTCTGAATAGTGTTGCTATATTAATGCCATAGTCGTGCATGTAAATGCATACACACAACGAATGTGCGAAGGTCATGTAAAAGCAGCATGAATCTATGTTTTGTGACCAATGAAAGATGCATTGATATCCAATGTCTTTACTCCAGATGGCTGGAATGGCCTCTGCTGTGATTGTGTTGGTGACTGTGCTGAAGCTCGGGCCTCTGTTCCAGGAGCTGCCAAAGGTACGGCTCTACTTCAGCTATAGaccgtatgtgtgtgtgggagattgtgataggagacagaatgctGTTTGTATGTATTCGCTCTACATCGTTTATATGAGTTAGTCTATTCAAGTGTTTTTAAAGGGTGAAGTACGAGGTTTTGAAAGTGCACGTGCGTTCTATACTGGTTGTAGCCActcttatgtttgtgtgtgtttcaggcaGTGCTTGCAGCCATCGTCTTTGTGAACCTGAAGGGCATGTTCAAGCAGTACTATGACATCATCACTCTGTGGAGGAGCAGCAAAGTTGATCTGGTGAGAGGAGAAATGAACTTCCTgatacacattacacacgtctTCTCTGGTTGTGAATGGTCGATATAGTTGAATATAATAAAATTTGTTTGCAGGGTATCTACATAGGGGGCGTCATCACAcgttcataacccatacataacccataAATAACCCATTCAGAAGTAGTACATAAGAATGGCCCTGTTCCCAGGTGGTGTGGCTGGTGACCTGGGTATCCACACTGCTGTTCAACCTGGACATGGGCCTTGGTGCCTCCATCACCTTCGCTGTGCTCACTGTTATCTTCAGGACCCAGCTGTAAGACTGCTCTTCCACTTCTTCAACACGGCATAGTTTTcatctggctgtgtgtttttacaAACAAATCAAAAAGCTCAGCATCAACAGGTGCCAGGTGGCAATTCATTATTGGCACTTTTAAACAGGTCTTTCTGGCCAAAGTCAGTGATTGATTAAAAAAGTGAAAGCCAAAAACCAACATTTGATAAAGAATTcagaacaacaaaaaaactgcATCGATTTAATAGTTACACAGTAGCTCTGACTGAGAACTGAAGTGCTCTGGTGGTGAGCCAACCCTGCTGTCCTCTCTTTCAGCCCGAAGTACTCAGTTCTGGGACACGTTCCAGGGACAGAGCTCTACTTGGACATGGAGACCCACAGAGAGGTGAGACACCAGAGAATAgaatcattctatttctatgggtgAGAGAGCAGACCTTGGGAGGCAGCAGGAAGGGAGGTAGGGGTGGCCCAGTCAGTGGGTAACCATAACCTTgtcgtttgtttgtttgtgtgtgtggcaggtgaGAGAGGTCCCTGGCATCACTATCTTCCACTCCTCTGCCACCGTGTACTTCGCCAATGCTGACCTCTACCTGGAGGCTCTAAAAGGAAAGGTGCCCTTTTCCATACAACTCTGACAGTGACACTCATTTGCACTTCATGTGATACTCATTTTCACCTCATGCTCTACAGGGTGTTCGAAAGCGttccccattcaaaggcacttacatttttttgtcttgccaatccaccctctgaatggcacacatacacgatCCATGTctccaggggcgcaactttggttttagaagtgggggggacataatatatatatattttatccagtcggataaacactccaaacagcctacccgaccgctcaGAGGAGTCCACATGCTCCTAAAGCACACTGTTGCCAAGCACACTGTtacacattccaatgataaaactgggaggacaaaaatgcaatttcagaatatgggggggacatgtccccagtgaaagttgctcccctgcatgtctcaattgtctcaaggcttaaaaatcctccgttaacctgtctgctccccttcatctacactgattgaagtggatttaacaagtgccaTCAATAACGGGtcatagccttcacctggattcacctggtcagtctaagtcatggaaatagcaggtgttcttcatgttttgtatactcagtgtttagggaatagggtgccatttgagacgcaggcCTTGTGTTTCGTGACTGCAGGCCTATATTTGGGGCATGTGTTGGACGTGACAATAACAGATGGAGTGTCTGTGTCTTAGAGCGGGCTTGATATCAGCAAGATGATCATCTACAAGAGAAGACAGGAGGCCAAGCAGAGACGCAGAGACAagagagctgagaggagagctaGGAGGGAGGCCAAGAGACAAGTGAGACACTGTCGAGCCGCCATTCATATACATTTGAATAACAAATTCCAAACTACTCAGGAATCCTTCTGTACATGCATAAACTTGGACAGTATAAATCTACGTCATATCTCAACTAATCTATGCATTATTTAGATGACAGACAGCCATGGTGCTGCTCTTTCTCTATGTCTTCATAAGGCGGGTTTTACAAATGTGTTGTAAACTAaagtgttgtctgtgtgtggacTGTGCAGAAGCATGCTCTGAGAGCGGCAGAGCAGAAGACCGGGGTCTTCTCCGTAGAGGAGGCGGCGGGGCAATGGAAGGAACCGGGGGgcggagatggagacagggaggagtcACTGGGAGACGACCAACGAGGTTGGTGCGGCCGCGAGAACGGCACCGTGTTCGTCATGCCAACAACGCCCCGCACGCCCGATGACCAATGCAGCTGGGAGTACCTGAAGGGCAGTAAAGACCCAGACTGTGCCACCCTGGGGGCAGTGTCGGAACTGCAAGACGGGGACACCACCACTCTGGGGTCCAGTAGTGAGGATACCCTGAGCCGGGAACTGGATAAGGTCTCGCTAGGATCGCTGGGCAAGTGGACCTGGGACATCCACTCCATCATCCTAGACCTTTCCACTGCTAACTTCATCGACACCGTGGCCATCAAGACCATGAGAAACGTGAGTGGGTGATGATGACGGCATGGAAATGATGACATACGAGAGATGGCCTTGTATTGAGAGAAGAAAATCAGGAATGTAGGCGCCCTCAATGAAAGAAAAATATTAGGATGACAACGGTTTGGTAGGTGGAGATAAAGAGTTTAGGATGTTAAAAGCGGAAAAGTACAGAAGTGCTTATCCTCCTGTCCCGTTTTGACAGATATTCCACGACTTTGGTGAGATTGATGTTACTGTCTACATGGCTGGGTGTCAGAGTAAGTAACCCCACTATCTTTAGCTAATACATGAACAGCTCATTAGTTTGAATAGAATGCGTAAATAACTGTTACTTGTTCTATCCAGTGTCCGTGGTGGAGCAGTTAGAGCTGGGAGGGTTCTTCTCGGAGTCCATCACGAAAGGACGTCTGTTTGCTACTGTCCATGATGCTGTGCTGCACTGCCTTGGCCACCAGGGAACATCAATGCCCAGCTATGAATATTCTCTGGTGAGAGACGTGCACGTCTACAGTTCAATAGTAGATACAATATGGAAGACTGTATACTGCTTTGAACAAATGAACCATGTCTGTAAATATGTCATTGCAGGAGATGCAGTGCAGCACCAAACTCTGAGGACCCTTACTGAAGTCTGACGTCTCTGTATATTCTATTTTATGGGGTGGGCCCCTATCCTTTTGAAAAGTAACTTTCAATTGGGGATATAGTATATgggtatatactgtgtatatatatatatatggtaacTATAATGCCTTCAAAAAATGAAAGGTACACTAAACCACAACATAGGGTTGCAAAACTACTGATAATTTAACAAAGTTTAATTTTAGTATTTAACAGTAATCTCTGGTCATTTATATTTACATAACTTTTATCAAATGTACACATAtgactttaaaaatatatatatttatatgtattcaTATTGTCTACaggtttctagtggatagaccatatgatTCAAGAGAAAACAGCCCAAGTAATgaaaaaaagcatctaatcaacaatgaaATCATTTCCTATTAACACCGCAACTCTTCCAACTtttgacttttttcacaactgccaagTTTTGCCCCAAAACACATATTGACAGAGTAAAATAAGTACAAGTGGAAAAAGATGTAAGGATATtacatgctgaaaccctcatattataCACCAACGGAATTCACTTAGTTTATGGGTTATATtaaggataatgttttacagctttgtcatttaATATATTTTGGATTTTTAAATAGTTGGAAAGTATTAATTTATATACTTTACATTTGATGAAATTTCAATAAAATCCTGAAAGTTTTTATGGGTGTGCCAGTGTTGTCACGAACAGCTTTGGCAATTGAAATAACTCTATAATTCAAAATCTAAAGTAAACTTTATTTGGAGCAGAGGAAAGTGATTCAGTGCATTTGGAAACAAACACCAAACAAGGTGAACAACACAACGTGGAAAGTGAAACATTTGGAATAAATAAGTAATAAATAATACTTCAAATAAATAGAAATTCaatacctgtagtaggatgagaaGTAATGGATGCAAGTGACACAAGcagacatatatacagtaccagtcatatattttacattttagatttttcaaagtagccaccctttgccttgatgacagctttgcacactcttggtattctctcaaccagcttcacctggaatgcttttccaacaatcataaaggagttcccacatatgctgagcacttgttggctgcttatccttcactctgcggtccaactcatccctaaccatctcaattgggttgaggtcgggtgattgtggaggccagatcatctggtgcagcactccataactctccttcttggtcaaaaagcctttacacagcctggatgtgtgttggttcattgccctgttgaaaaataaatgatagtcccactaagcacaaaccagatgggatggcgtatctctgcagaatactgtggtagacatgctggttaagtgtgccttgaattctaaataaatcacttgacagtgtcaccaacaaagcacccccacaccatcacacctcctcctctatgcttcaagTGGGAAACACATGCAGAGATCCGTTCACCTACccagcgtctcacaaagacacggcggttgtaaccaaaaatcgcaaatttggactaatcagaccaaaggacagattttcaccagtctaaagtccattgctcgtgtttcttggcccaagcaagtctcttcttctttttcgtgtcctttagtaggggtttatttgcagcaattcaaccatgggGGCCTGAtttacagtctcctctgaacagttgatgttgagatgtgtctgatacttgaactctgtgaagcatttatttgggctgcaatttctgaggctggcaactctaatgaacttatcatatacagcagaggaaactctggatcttcctttcctgtggcggtcctcatgagagccagtttcatcatagtgttgatgtttttttgGACTGCACTtaaataaactttcaaagttcctgaAATGTTCTGTGTTGACTGACCTTGATGTCTTAAAATAATTATAGAtggttgtttctctttgcttttttgagctgttcttgctataatatggatttggtattttaccaaatagggctatattctgtataccacccttaccttgttgCAACaactaattgaaatgcattccaggtgactacctcatgaagctggttgagagaatgccaagagagtgcaaagctgtcatcaaggcaaatggtggctactttgaaaacatttaaatataaaacatattttgatttgttaaacacttttttggttactacatgattctatttgtgttatttcatagttttgatgtcttcactattattctacaatgtcgaaaatagtcaaaataaagaaaaaccctgcaatgagcaggtgtgtccaaacttttgactggtattgtatatacaTAAAGAATGTCGAATaaataaacaaactaacaaataaaataatgaagTGAATTTGTGCAACACTTAAATAACAGTTAACATGCTTCATCacatggatgggggggggggggggggggggtctttgggTGATGACAGACATCGTCAAGCTAAAAGAAAACAAGGATTACAGCTGACAGTCTATAAAGTCGTCTATGGCTATCATGACACACTAATAACCTGTATAAAGTCTAACCTAACAGCTCATACAAAGGTACG includes:
- the slc26a6l gene encoding solute carrier family 26 member 6, like isoform X1: MGMGRKARGYRVERDVLDEQRLEELAQRMDYSDTHPSLTKQLKESFRCTVPRLKRSVVGCLPVLYWLPRYSIWDYGMPDLISGISVGIMHLPQGMAYALLASLPPVFGLYTSLYPALVYFFFGTSRHISIGTFAVLSIMVGSVTERLAPDRNFLVMLNGTNLTEVNITARDSYRVQVAAATTVLGGLIQVVLGLVKFGFVGTYLSEPLVRAYTTAAAAHAVVAVIAQLFGLSTTRFSGPLSLVYTLVEVCSKLPQTHLPTLAVSGVSMVFLIAAKEINSAISARLPVPIPVELITIVAATVISSYTHLNGNYTISVVGEIPSGLAAPRLPDASLFKEVMGDAFALAIVGYAISISLGKTFALKHGYKVDSNQELVALGLSNAVGGFFQCYAVCSSMSRSLIQESTGGKTQMAGMASAVIVLVTVLKLGPLFQELPKAVLAAIVFVNLKGMFKQYYDIITLWRSSKVDLVVWLVTWVSTLLFNLDMGLGASITFAVLTVIFRTQLPKYSVLGHVPGTELYLDMETHREVREVPGITIFHSSATVYFANADLYLEALKGKSGLDISKMIIYKRRQEAKQRRRDKRAERRARREAKRQKHALRAAEQKTGVFSVEEAAGQWKEPGGGDGDREESLGDDQRGWCGRENGTVFVMPTTPRTPDDQCSWEYLKGSKDPDCATLGAVSELQDGDTTTLGSSSEDTLSRELDKVSLGSLGKWTWDIHSIILDLSTANFIDTVAIKTMRNIFHDFGEIDVTVYMAGCQMSVVEQLELGGFFSESITKGRLFATVHDAVLHCLGHQGTSMPSYEYSLEMQCSTKL
- the slc26a6l gene encoding solute carrier family 26 member 6, like isoform X2, whose protein sequence is MGMGRKARGYRVERDVLDEQRLEELAQRMDYSDTHPSLTKQLKESFRCTVPRLKRSVVGCLPVLYWLPRYSIWDYGMPDLISGISVGIMHLPQGMAYALLASLPPVFGLYTSLYPALVYFFFGTSRHISIGTFAVLSIMVGSVTERLAPDRNFLVMLNGTNLTEVVLGLVKFGFVGTYLSEPLVRAYTTAAAAHAVVAVIAQLFGLSTTRFSGPLSLVYTLVEVCSKLPQTHLPTLAVSGVSMVFLIAAKEINSAISARLPVPIPVELITIVAATVISSYTHLNGNYTISVVGEIPSGLAAPRLPDASLFKEVMGDAFALAIVGYAISISLGKTFALKHGYKVDSNQELVALGLSNAVGGFFQCYAVCSSMSRSLIQESTGGKTQMAGMASAVIVLVTVLKLGPLFQELPKAVLAAIVFVNLKGMFKQYYDIITLWRSSKVDLVVWLVTWVSTLLFNLDMGLGASITFAVLTVIFRTQLPKYSVLGHVPGTELYLDMETHREVREVPGITIFHSSATVYFANADLYLEALKGKSGLDISKMIIYKRRQEAKQRRRDKRAERRARREAKRQKHALRAAEQKTGVFSVEEAAGQWKEPGGGDGDREESLGDDQRGWCGRENGTVFVMPTTPRTPDDQCSWEYLKGSKDPDCATLGAVSELQDGDTTTLGSSSEDTLSRELDKVSLGSLGKWTWDIHSIILDLSTANFIDTVAIKTMRNIFHDFGEIDVTVYMAGCQMSVVEQLELGGFFSESITKGRLFATVHDAVLHCLGHQGTSMPSYEYSLEMQCSTKL